GCAATATCCGTCGCAGCCTCGCACGACCGGTCTGGATGATCCTGAAGGTCGATCAAAGATGAGATTGCCTCGATGGAGAAACCCAGATCACGGGCGTGTCGGATAAAACTCAGTCGCTCCAACCCAGCTTTGTCGTAACGCCTTTGATTGCCTGCCGTGCGCTCAGCTTCGGGCAAAAGCCCCATTTCTTCATAGTAGCGTATGGTCGGAACTTTGACCTTTGTGCGCTTTGAAAGCTCGCCGATAGAAAACATAAAGAAACCTCTTGAACCTCTAGTTACTAGAGATTGTATATGAGTTGGGACAACAAGAGAAGAGTTCCAAATGTCCCACGATTATCTATCTGAAACGCCGCTCCTCGACTATGAGAACCCGGCAATACAAAAGCTCATCGCGCAACGCGGGTGGGCAGCGCTGTCAGACGGCGAGCGTATCGGCGCAGCTTATGACTTTGTCCGCAACGAGATCTTGTTCGGCTACAATTCTGACGATGCCCTACCAGCATCTCAGGTGTTGGCGGATGGATACGGCCAATGCAACACCAAGGGCACGCTGTTGATGGCGTTGCTGCGCGGCTTGGGCATCCCTTGCCGCTTTCACGGCTTTACCATCGACAAAGGATTGCAACGAGGTGTCGTGCCAGAACTGGTCTATCCGCTTGCCCCGCGCAACATCATCCACTCGTGGGTTGAGGTGCAATATCGCGGAGAGTGGCTAGAGCTTGAGGGCTTCATTCTGGATCAAGACGTTTTGTCGGCGCTTCAAGCCGCGTTTCCAGAGCGCTCTTCGCTTTGCGCATACGGTGCTGGAACCGATTGCCTGCAAGCGCCAAACGTTGCTTGGACTGGTCAAAGTACCTACATCCAAAAGACAGGGATCAATCGGGATTTTGGGGTCTTTGATAGCCCAGATGCGTTCTACGCAGGCCATCGGCAACTTACAGGATTTCGTGGGCTAATCTATCGACTGGTCATTCGACATTGGATGAACAGGCGGGTTGCGCAGATGCGTGCGGGACGTGTCCCGACGATACCTGGTGGGGACAACAATCTTGTACCTGCTAGGTCCATTTCGATAGAAAAGGATGCCGTG
This is a stretch of genomic DNA from Gymnodinialimonas sp. 202GB13-11. It encodes these proteins:
- a CDS encoding helix-turn-helix domain-containing protein, translated to MFSIGELSKRTKVKVPTIRYYEEMGLLPEAERTAGNQRRYDKAGLERLSFIRHARDLGFSIEAISSLIDLQDHPDRSCEAATDIAASQLSDVRAKIKRLRTLEKELSRISKGCDGEGVSEDCYVLASLADHELCGNEH
- a CDS encoding transglutaminase family protein, with amino-acid sequence MSHDYLSETPLLDYENPAIQKLIAQRGWAALSDGERIGAAYDFVRNEILFGYNSDDALPASQVLADGYGQCNTKGTLLMALLRGLGIPCRFHGFTIDKGLQRGVVPELVYPLAPRNIIHSWVEVQYRGEWLELEGFILDQDVLSALQAAFPERSSLCAYGAGTDCLQAPNVAWTGQSTYIQKTGINRDFGVFDSPDAFYAGHRQLTGFRGLIYRLVIRHWMNRRVAQMRAGRVPTIPGGDNNLVPARSISIEKDAV